The Pelobates fuscus isolate aPelFus1 chromosome 2, aPelFus1.pri, whole genome shotgun sequence genome has a segment encoding these proteins:
- the LOC134585848 gene encoding cystatin-like yields MAKLIAVFGILALVSAAAAATGQSRLVGAPIEASENDEDVQRALVFAVNEYNKGTNDMFVSRVAKINHVEKQIVSGINFIFDVDFSRTLCRKPKADVEQCEFHVEPDLAKTVKCSFVVYHVPWTGHTEVTWKQCS; encoded by the exons ATGGCTAAGCTGATCGCAGTGTTCGGGATTCTCGCTCTGGTGTCCGCTGCTGCGGCGGCCACCGGTCAGAGCAGGCTGGTGGGCGCTCCGATAGAGGCTTCCGAGAAtgatgaggacgtccagcgggcTCTGGTGTTTGCGGTGAATGAGTATAACAAGGGAACCAATGATATGTTCGTCAGCAGGGTGGCCAAGATCAATCACGTCGAGAAGCAG ATTGTATCTGGAATAAACTTCATATTTGACGTTGACTTTTCGCGTACTCTGTGCAGAAAGCCAAAAGCTGATGTTGAACAGTGTGAATTTCATGTGGAACCTGATTTGGCCAAG ACTGTCAAATGCTCCTTTGTGGTTTACCATGTCCCTTGGACAGGGCACACTGAAGTGACATGGAAACAATGCAGTTAA